The Pseudomonas oryzicola genomic sequence GTTACAGCTGCAGCAGGCGGAACAGCGCGATCAGGTTGATCTGTGCCAGGGCTTCCTTGAATTCGGCATCGATGTCGTTATGGATGCGCTTTTCGAAAGCGGCGAGGATCTGGTGCCGGTTGCTGCCTTTTACCGCCATGATGAAGGGGAACTGGAACTTGGCCTTGTAGGCATCGTTCAGCTCGGTGAAACGGGCGAATTCTTCTGCGGTGCACTGGTGGATACCGGCGCCGGCCTGTTCGTTGGTGCTCGACTCGGTCAGTTCGCCCTGGATGGCCGCCTTGCCGGCCAGGTCCGGGTGCGCGTTGATCAGCGCCAGCTGG encodes the following:
- the uraD gene encoding 2-oxo-4-hydroxy-4-carboxy-5-ureidoimidazoline decarboxylase — protein: MTAFKTLKPSALDRQAFVKAFADIYEHSPWVAEKAYDLGQLAELDEIEALHQRMSDILLSASHADQLALINAHPDLAGKAAIQGELTESSTNEQAGAGIHQCTAEEFARFTELNDAYKAKFQFPFIMAVKGSNRHQILAAFEKRIHNDIDAEFKEALAQINLIALFRLLQL